The Hymenobacter sp. DG01 sequence AACACGAAAACGACCCCGGAGCCGAACTCGTGTAGCTGAGGCAGGCAATTTCCGGCCCAAAACGAGTGAAACCGGACCTGGGGTTCGGTTTTGCGCCGAATAATGCCGTTTTTTGCCTGCTATGTCAGTCTCTGCCGCCGCTCCGCTTCGTATTCAGCCCGCCACCCTCACCGATATTCCTACCATCATTGGGCTGGCGGAAGCAACCTGGGAGCCTACGTACCGGTTCATTATTTCGCGGGAGCAGATTGACTACATGTACCGCGTTATTTACACGCCAGCCTCGCTGGAGCGGCAAATGACCGAGCAGGGCCACACGTTTCTGCTGGTGTACGTAGAGGGCGAGCCGCAGGGCTACGCCTCCTTTTCGGCCCAACCTACCGCGGGGCTCTACAAGCTGCACAAGATTTACGTACTACCCTCGGCCCAGGGGCAGGGCCTGGGCCAGCACCTGATTGGGGCCGTGGAAGCGGCCGTGCGCGCGGCCGGGGGCCACGCCCTGGAGCTGAACGTAAACCGCCACAACCCTGCCCTGGCCTTCTATGAGCGGCAAGGCTTCCAGCTTCACCGCGAAGAAGATATTGCCATCGGCCCGTACTGGATGAACGACTACGTGATGCGCAAAGAGCTCCTGTAGCCCAGGCAGCCGGCTGCCGGCCTGATCATACGCCCCGTTTATTCGTTACCCGTACCCATTTACCCCTTCACTTCTTCACCTCATTACCTCAAATATGGCAACCAAACTTACCGTTCTCAGCAACGGCTCTCTGCGGGTAGAGGGCACCGATTTCGAACTAGTAGATGCCCAGGGCCAGCCCTACGGCCTGGGTGGGCGCGAGCGAATCAGCATCTGCCGCTGCGGGCTTTCCAAGAACAAGCCCTTCTGCGACGGTTCGCACAAAGGCCATTTCGAGCACAACGCCGTAGCCTTCGACCTGCCGACGCCCGGTGGCGCGCCCGCCAATCCGGCTCCGGCCGCCCCTACCCCGCCCGATGCTGGTAACCAGCCCCTGGCCTAGCCTCACCACGCGGGTGGCCCAGAGAAAAGCCCGCTGCCAGGTTCTGGCAGCGGGCTTTTTTGTATTGATTCGTATTGACGAAGGCAGCTCTTAGAACAGGGAGTTTACGAAATCAACATACTCCTGGCGGGCTTCGTCCTGGGATTTACCGCGCAGGCCGGCCCAGGCGTCGTACTTGGCAATGCCTTTGAAGTCGAAGCCGCCGGGCCGGTCGCCGGTTACGTCGCCTTCGCTGGCCTGCTTGAACAGGGCGTACAGCTTCAGGAGGGTAGAGTTATCGGGCTTGCTGGGGAGCTGCTGCACGCGCTGCTGAGCGGCTTCAAAATCGGCGGTAGTGGCCATGCGAAGAGAGGAATGAAATGGTAAAACAGTAGGCTTGCGGCTCTGCCGTAGCAGAACCGGTGGCAAAAGATACGGATTGGGCGGGAGTTAGGCTGCATGCAGCGTTTTTCTGCGTTGTATCTTCCCCGCTCTACTTCACCTCACTGCTCTCCTATGTTCCCAAAGCTACTTTCCGGCCTGGCCCTGAGCGGGGCCCTGCTGCTGGCTCCCGCCGCCTGGGCCCAGAAAACCTACCTGCACTGCGGCCGCCTGCTGGACATGCGCCAGGACCGCGCCCAAACCGAAGTAACCGTGGTAGTTGAGCAAGGCCGCATTGTGGCGGTAGAGCGCGGCTACACTACCCCGGCCACCGCCCGAGACCGGGTAGTGGACCTGAAAAATCGCACCGTTCTGCCCGGCCTCATCGACTGCCACGTGCATCTGGAGGGCGAAACCAGCAAGGACAACTACCTGAAGGAATTCACCCAGAACCCCGCCGATGTGGCCTTCAGCTCCCTGGAGTACGCCCGCAAAACCCTACAGGCCGGCTTCACTACCGTCCGCGACCTGGGCGGCTCGGGGGTTAACCTGGCCCTGCGCAATGCCATCAACCGGGGGCAGGTAACGGGGCCGCGCATTTTCACGGCGGGCAAGGCCATTTCGGGCACCGGTGGCCACATGGACCCCACCAACGGCTACCGCCTGGACCTGATGGGCATGCCCGGCCCGGCTGAGGGGGTAGCCAACGGCCCCGACCAAGGCCGGCAGGCCGTACGCGAGCAGTACAAGCGCGGCGCCGACCTGATTAAGATTGCCAGTACCGGCGGTGTGCTTAGCGTGGCCAAAGACGGCTCGGCCCCGCAGTTCACGGAAGAGGAAATCAGGGCGGTGGTGCAAACGGCCCGCGACCTGGGTCTGAACGTAGCCTGCCACGCCCACGGCGCCGAGGGCATGAAGCGGGCCATCCGGGCGGGCGTGACCAGCATTGAGCATGGCACCCTGATGGACGACGAAACCATTCAGCTCATGAAGAAATACGGCACCTGGTACGTGCCCACCATCACGGCCGGCAAATCCGTAGCCGATTCGGCGGCCAAAAACCCTACCTACTAC is a genomic window containing:
- a CDS encoding GNAT family N-acetyltransferase, which encodes MSVSAAAPLRIQPATLTDIPTIIGLAEATWEPTYRFIISREQIDYMYRVIYTPASLERQMTEQGHTFLLVYVEGEPQGYASFSAQPTAGLYKLHKIYVLPSAQGQGLGQHLIGAVEAAVRAAGGHALELNVNRHNPALAFYERQGFQLHREEDIAIGPYWMNDYVMRKELL
- a CDS encoding CDGSH iron-sulfur domain-containing protein — encoded protein: MATKLTVLSNGSLRVEGTDFELVDAQGQPYGLGGRERISICRCGLSKNKPFCDGSHKGHFEHNAVAFDLPTPGGAPANPAPAAPTPPDAGNQPLA
- a CDS encoding acyl-CoA-binding protein — encoded protein: MATTADFEAAQQRVQQLPSKPDNSTLLKLYALFKQASEGDVTGDRPGGFDFKGIAKYDAWAGLRGKSQDEARQEYVDFVNSLF
- a CDS encoding amidohydrolase family protein, with protein sequence MFPKLLSGLALSGALLLAPAAWAQKTYLHCGRLLDMRQDRAQTEVTVVVEQGRIVAVERGYTTPATARDRVVDLKNRTVLPGLIDCHVHLEGETSKDNYLKEFTQNPADVAFSSLEYARKTLQAGFTTVRDLGGSGVNLALRNAINRGQVTGPRIFTAGKAISGTGGHMDPTNGYRLDLMGMPGPAEGVANGPDQGRQAVREQYKRGADLIKIASTGGVLSVAKDGSAPQFTEEEIRAVVQTARDLGLNVACHAHGAEGMKRAIRAGVTSIEHGTLMDDETIQLMKKYGTWYVPTITAGKSVADSAAKNPTYYPPLVTPKALAIGPKLQGTFGRAYKAGVKIAFGTDASVFRHGVNALEFRYMVEAGMPPLQALRAATVNAAELLGQTPNLGTVEAGKLADLVAVEGDPVQDINAMQRVRFVMKQGVVYRQD